Part of the Chitinivorax sp. B genome, CGGCCTGCTGCAGCTTGGGGCATATGATGGGGAGTAAGGTTATCACCAGCAACGCGTCTTGCGTGGAGGCTGGAAAATCTCCCTGCTTCACCGGCTCTGACGCCTTTGACAGACAAGATCAACCCTAGCTTATCCATCGTATCTGGATTAGCCAGCGCACTGGCAGCAATCCCCGGTATCGCGTAGAGCGGATTGCCTGTTTCCTGCTGCTTCTGCACCCAATGATCAGCCGCGTTCTGGGCACGGTCAAGCGCAGCTTGGCTGTCTTGCGCCTGTCTGGCCTCAAAATTGGCCATCATCGAAGTCAACATCTGCTTGCCGGGTTGTACAGCCAGTGGTGAATTGACATAGCTGGTCTGCCTGACCGGTTGCGGCTTCGCGGACGTCAACCCACTTGGGTCAATCAAGTTGATTGGATCACCATCCACATAGCCATACGGGTTCAAGCCCCCGGCCAAACCAGACGGATCACG contains:
- a CDS encoding RHS repeat-associated core domain-containing protein — its product is WQQFDAWGNRLNGQGDIPQYGYTGREPDVAGLIYYRARWYDPSIGRFTQRDPSGLAGGLNPYGYVDGDPINLIDPSGLTSAKPQPVRQTSYVNSPLAVQPGKQMLTSMMANFEARQAQDSQAALDRAQNAADHWVQKQQETGNPLYAIPGIAASALANPDTMDKLGLILSVKGVRAGEAGRFSSLHARRVAGDNLTPHHMPQAAAGRTSYEEGGALVMTHAEHVVTRTWGSRGRQTVQADANLPFRDVLAKDIRDVRSIVGKKYNEGLKALTNYYRDTFPKLMNK